GTCAACAGCAACATGAAGAAATGTCCTTCCCCTAGCATCAAGCAAGCCAGCGCAATTGGGTGACTTCATAAGAAAATCAGTGATGATCGATGTTGCACCAACGGATGCAGCCACGTGTGTTGGAAATGAGCCATTGCGGTCTTGTTGATACAGTGCATCTGGGTTGACTTTCAATAATTCTAAACAAATAGGTTGGCTGTCTTTTTTCATTTGACATCGAATAGCTACAATGGCAAATTGAAGAGGTGTACTTCCGTTTGCGTCCCTTTGTTGTGTAAGGTCATTGTTCCATTCTAACAACATCTTGGTAAGATCTGAGTGGCAACTTTCCGTTAAACCAATTAATAATAGACTTAGAGAGCAAAAAAGCACTATGAAAGGATGCTAAAGGAAATGTGTACATGCATCAGTATAAGAAGTCAAGGTGATGTGCACTAGATTTTTACCCACGGTGGTTAGTGGAGTGTTATGGTTCATGATGTTGACTTGTTTGGTCTACTAACTTTGTCTATTGTTGATCAAAGAGTTGCAAACTGGATGAAATGAAACAGAGTCTCGTCATATACCTCTTCTCCTAGTTTTGTATGGTATCAGAACCGATTCAGTATGGGTGAAATAAAGTAGTTTCTCTGTTGCATACAATACATATTCTGGGTCGAATAACATTATAGAATATCTAAATTTTACATATCATGTTTTTTCCTTTTATTGCGATAGGAGTTCACCTAAATTTCATTAAGGAAATCATATTATAAGGGTTACGTCCCCAAAAAAGATGACCGGTCTTCAGGTCTAACTAAATATCCTTCTTAGATGTCTCATTAAGGTAAATTTGGAACCTGACAACACACCAACCGCCTGGATGCAAATGGTAAAATGGTGATGAGGCAAATGTATGCTAAATAGTATCCCTTTGTATCGAAATATAATACATTTTTTACACTCTCACAGTCTGAAAAAAACGTCTTCTATTTTGATACAGAGGTAGTACTACATATATCTAAGAGATCTCTATATCTAATAATGGTAGGTGAAATTCGGTTTAAAGTCAGTACCTTGGCTCCGCTGAACAGCAACATGCAACACATTTCGTCCATTTGGTCCAGAATATGAAAGAACCCCACCGCTCAACTCGTAGAGTGTTTTTGCAATGATTTTATTTTCCCGTATGATGGCGAGGTACATCGGCGAAGTACCTTCTTCAGGAAGAGTGGCCAACTCTGGATCATGGGTCATGAGCAAGTTGACCATACCATTGCTCCCAAAGCGGACGGCCTCGTGCAAGGCTGTCTCTTTGAGCTTGTTTTGTGTCTCCAACAGCCCTTTACCATTGTTAATGCCCTGACCATTGGCAAGATCAATGAAACGAGACATCATTGGGATATTCCCCATCCGTGCAGCACAATGCAAGGGCGTATCTCCCTCATTGTTTTGCACGAAGAGGAGGCTGTGTGCCTTGCTAAAGACGAGATTGGCTTTGTTCAGCAAGTCCTCGGAGTCACCATGGCTAGCGGCGACCACATGGAGAAGAGTGTTACCTCCAACGGTAACCGCGTACAGATCAGGTGGCTGCATGGCCGAGCTTCCCATGGTGTAGGCGGCTGGTTTCCCGTCGAGGAATGATTCCAGATCGTGGAAAGAGCCAGAGCAGGCCAGTGCTAACAGCCCGGCGttcatcttgggctccatggtggtCGCCGATGGAGGAGCAGTATTTGTCCCAACCGGTGAGCTCGGAGCTGCCAGACCGGTGCTCGACGCCATTGATCACCAACACGAAAGAGGTGGAAATGAGAATGAGAGAGGATCAACTGGGGCTGGTCTGTACGGCAAATGTATGGATGTAGAACGGACGAGACAGGAGAGGAAGCAAGGGATGTAGAGGGGTGGGTGAGCTGAGCAGGAGACGACAGCGGCGACTTGGGGTCAAGTCCGTGTCATCACCAATAAAATAgcccttctcttctccctcctactTTTTAGACATACAGCTAACCGTCTGTCTCTAATTTTTATTCGATAAAGGGCTGTCTCTAATAAGATAAtccttctcctctcctcctttaAAAAAACGATCCTCCTTTAAAAACCGTTCACATAACTTTAGCACCGTCGCATGCTTTGAGTTGCAGATTTAGATCTACAACTGCCAAGATCAAGGGGAACAATGTTACAAGGAATCTCGGGAGCTCAAACACCTTGCGGTACTAGGACTTGGAGTTGGTATATACCTCTGCTACCTCCATTCTGGATATAGGGCACGCATGTACATTTTCCAAGTTTTAACTTTTACGATATCTGACATATACAATGTCAATTTGTAAATTATAATAAATCTAATGATGTTGATCTTGTATTTTATGTATTGGTATTTTTATAGGCTTATTAAATGTTATAAACATTGACTTAGGACAAACTAATATGCCTTTTTTTTGACCAAGCACAGCTAGCCCACTCCAAAAATGCTCCCATTTCTTAACGTGGATTGCAGCCTCTTATTTTCTCCCCTAACCCTAGGCGGCTAGGGCATACTCTACCCTTCAGGCTTCATTGACGAGCCTGCGGATTCCCCTCCGCTCCACTTACCGAtgtcggggagggaattccaatgcctccgctccggttagtagtttaggttaggattTTTAGTCCTCGTAGACGAGCTTGGGCGGCTGGCGGCGCTTCTTCTTCGAATTTGTTTTTCGGGCTACGATTCTCCTCAAGTTCGTCCGTCTAGACATATTTGATGGAGCTCCGGCGTAGATTCATGGCGTCTCCTTGGGTCGGCGAGGTTATAGTTTCTCGTCATGTGACGAGATTTGGTGTCATGTGTTTCCGTACTATGCAAGGGTTCGACGGCGATAACTACAGCTCCAGAGCGCCGGTCCTTAGGGGCATGCGCATGAATACTTCTCGGCTGTCATCCATAAGGCCAGGCCGTCTTAGGGAGCTGAGCGGCGTGTCTGCGTCTTATTCTAGCGGCACTAGTGGTTGTTCGATGGTCTCaaaatctcaatgtaatttttattatatttgagaTCTTTGTACTTCTGGTGAACTTTTATATTAGATCTATTCGTTTCAATATTTACAATATTGGTTCGTAAGATATGATAAGCTTAATGATATTGATTTACAGAAAAGCCAGACGACAGACTTACTCTGAAGGTTCGTGATACTTACAGGGGTAGTTAGTTAAACGGCTCGTCCCCTTAAACAGAGGATGCGCAATTAAACCACATCGCCCTAACTAGACCAGTTTTGTTCCAGGTGCGCAATTCCACTTATATTAGCTACTCACCGGAGGCTAGGTTGCATCGGTTCTTGAAAAATCCTAGTATTCCTTTCTTTTCACAAACTAATATGCCCCATAATTTGAAACTCAGGGGAGTAGCTTATGGGTGATATTCGAGGCAAGTTTGGTTTTTTACATTTTTCATTTTTTCTATGCATGTGGAGTACTATAGCTCCTTTTGGGTGCTATTCGACGCGCATTCCTACTTTGTCATATCTCTTTAGTTTTTCTCGGTTGTCCAGCATGGTAGCTCTGTAGATAACGTTCGAAGAAGGTTCCAATTTAACTTATTTATTGTTTTCTTTGGGCTTGTACAGGAGACGACCGAGGTGGCTTGGGGTCAACGCCGTGTCATCACCAATAAAATAGCCCCTCTTTCTGCTAGTACTTTACATAAACCTTTCCCGGCACCATCGCATACTTTAGACATAGTATACAACTAACCGGCTGTCTCTAATAAGTTAATCCTTCTCCCTCCTCGTTTTTTTGCGGGGCCATCTCCCACCTCTTTTAAAAACCGTTCACATAACATTAGCACAGTCGCATGCTTTCAGTTACAGATTTAGATCTACAATTGACAAGGTTTCTTGTTAGAAGGAAATAAACTGACAAGGAATCTCGGGACTTCGAACACCTTGCGGTACTAGGGCTTGAGTTTGTATATACCGCTGCTACCTCTATTCTGGATATAGGGCACGCATGAATATTTTCCAAGTTTTAACTTTTACGATATCTAATATCTACAATGTCAATTTGTAATTTATAACAAATCTAATGATATTGTTTTTGTGTTTTATATAGTGATATTTTTATAGGCCTATTAAAATGTTATAAATTTTGACTTAGGACAAACTAATATGCCTTTTTTTGACGAAAAATAGCTACCCCATTCCAAATATGCTCCATTTTCATAACGTGGATTTCAGCCTCTTATTTCCTCCCATAATCCTAGGCGGCTAGGGCAAACTCTCCCCTCCTGGCTGCATCGACGAGCCTGCAGATTCCCCTCCGCTCCGGCTGCCTGTGTCGAGGAGGGGAATCCCGATGCCTCCGCTCCAGTTGTTAGTTTAAGTCAGGATTTTTAGTCCTTGCCGACGCTTGGGAGGATGGCGGCACTTCTTCTTCGAATTTTTCTTTCGAGCTCCGATTGTCCTCGAGTTCGTCCGTCTGGACGTAGTTGACAAAGCTCTGGCATAGATTCTT
The sequence above is drawn from the Triticum aestivum cultivar Chinese Spring unplaced genomic scaffold, IWGSC CS RefSeq v2.1 scaffold180631, whole genome shotgun sequence genome and encodes:
- the LOC123172783 gene encoding E3 ubiquitin-protein ligase mind-bomb-like, which encodes MEPKMNAGLLALACSGSFHDLESFLDGKPAAYTMGSSAMQPPDLYAVTVGGNTLLHVVAASHGDSEDLLNKANLVFSKAHSLLFVQNNEGDTPLHCAARMGNIPMMSRFIDLANGQGINNGKGLLETQNKLKETALHEAVRFGSNGMVNLLMTHDPELATLPEEGTSPMYLAIIRENKIIAKTLYELSGGVLSYSGPNGRNVLHVAVQRSQVDRRKRGIVDYACRKIWLSWILNIQDKDGNTALHIAENEAEILRVLNYIGAKRGIYHQGFLNEYDTDQATQDEIHFLNQMKEGTQSRCICSVLIATVTFGAMFTMPGGYRDEDHNHAGSPILAGTLDFDTFFMANTLAFAFSITATFFLMFSGDPTLPLGIRKVLFRRSIPFIVISVFSMMIAFAIAAVIMLAPVAPMSACAVLLSFIL